One window of Myxocyprinus asiaticus isolate MX2 ecotype Aquarium Trade chromosome 6, UBuf_Myxa_2, whole genome shotgun sequence genomic DNA carries:
- the zgc:136870 gene encoding GTPase IMAP family member 4 isoform X2, with protein MDNRNVANNGPSLRLLILGQKRTGRSSVGNTILGKNVFDTWGGADSAVALGESEGRQVMVVDCCGWGSEENIVPKQEKLDLHNALSLCEPGPHILLLVIPLLHFSHSERAVLQKRMELLTEGVWRHTMVVFTLGDRLQDRSIQAHIEASGEDLQWVMEKCRYRYRVLNNKTSQDRQQVSDLLDRAENMLMENGGWHFSLHMYCRLEEEWGRRERELKERMTEREDEIERMIQALAVVPNQTGQGVLHVNDTPVKVVFHG; from the exons ATGGACAACAGAAACGTGGCAAATAATG GCCCTTCTCTGAGGCTGCTAATCCTGGGGCAGAAACGGACAGGAAGAAGTTCTGTGGGCAACACAATACTTGGCAAGAATGTGTTCGATACATGGGGTGGAGCGGACAGCGCCGTAGCACTTGGAGAATCTGAGGGCCGACAGGTGATGGTCGTGGATTGCTGTGGGTGGGGATCAGAAGAAAACATTGTCCCTAAACAGGAGAAATTGGATCTACATAACGCCCTGTCACTCTGTGAGCCTGGACCCCACATTCTGCTTCTGGTCATTCCCTTACTGCACTTCAGCCACTCCGAGAGAGCTGTCCTACAAAAACGTATGGAGCTCCTCACAGAGGGTGTGTGGAGGCACACCATGGTCGTGTTCACACTGGGAGACCGGCTGCAAGACCGCAGCATACAGGCCCACATCGAGGCATCAGGGGAGGATTTACAATGGGTGATGGAGAAGTGCAGGTACAGGTACCGAGTTCTGAACAACAAGACATCCCAGGACAGACAACAGGTCTCTGATCTACTGGATCGTGCAGAAAACATGCTGATGGAGAACGGGGGATGGCACTTCTCCTTGCACATGTACTGCAGGCTGGAGGAGGAATGGGGTCGAAGAGAGAGGGAATTGAAAGAGAGGATGACAGAGAGGGAAGATGAAATAGAGCGAATGATCCAAGCATTAGCAGTAGTTCCCAATCAGACTGGACAAGGTGTTCTGCATGTGAACGATACTCCAGTGAAAGTAGTTTTCCATGGTTAA